The DNA sequence ttctatgtttagtaaaccagaagtgatcaaagaatttgataggttacatgaggaatatgttttggttcccaTTGACAAAGCTtctaacaacattgtctttgtaaggatCATTATTGTAACCATTTTAAAccaacttggcattaattccacatttggtaatcgtacttatactccaactgccctttcaaaagatgaaattcttcaaaactatgcttcagttttagacacatttaataatatcccagtcaattagatgaataaatatgagttaccgtgcctatactggattcctaaacttcacaaaaacccttacaaacaaagatgcattgctggatccagtaaatgttctaccgagccctatatttgctcctcacgaaattATTAACGGCTGTGAAAGAGAAACTCGAAACGTACTGTAACACAACATATGCCAGGGgcggtgtaaatcaaatgtggattctaaagaaGTTTTAGTAAGTTTAAAATCGCAAAACTTCTTTTCAAATTAGCAACAAAACGTGtaaattttcaacactttaaacGACCATCCTCACAATAATTTAAAGgttagactttttgacatcataggcatttgcttcttcaacaaaaattgaaactggaaatattcgtatctagtgatcagtcatccaaaaattactttgttaaacgccactccgattccacgcacaagtactctgaatttgaaataaaaaaaattgctggAGTTCCTTATTGCCATTACCTTCGTAGTTTTTGGTGGTCAGGTCTTAAAACACTCATACTcggttggaattcccatgggtgcAACTTTTGCTTCATTATTGAatacctattttgtattcttatgaggcagattGTTTTCCAAAGCTTTTACAtgagaaaaaatctcttgctgtggtcttcaacaCGACATTTAGATTTTTCTAggaaaatttaacaattttaacacaatattgttttagtgaaaggtgaagataacgaacagtgatcaatctcataactcctataagctctggggtaaattttacaaaatcttGCAATTTGAGCATTTCCTAGCACTTATTTTTCGctttcaaattgtctacttcttaaacaaaacttgtATGCTATATATAATTGTTAAGAATTCTTCAGTGATACTtttatctgacgaaaatatcgtaaatacatgtatatatcagtggtcttatttatcctagaattGAATTAcatactggtgttgataaatatgaataatgtaagtatccacctttcatatcattttgacttaAAGACCCGTTAAAGTTGAAGAACCCTCTAGATCCCCCCACCCCGATCCGcttatataatgtacatgcGTTGCTGCACATGTAATTTTTGCACATCTAATACTGTTTTGGTCATCCATTAAAAAATTGATGATATGCTAAGGATATCTTGATCCTGATCTAAATAAATAGATGACTAATATTTACAGAATTAGTTACATCATGACCCAAAATTGCCTGCCAAAAAATCACACAACGAACACATAAATAAAATCAGTGAATAAAACTATTTTGCAGTCACATTAGCATTCATCAACTAAAGAAAAATCCCTTGACTGGCACTTATAGTAAATCTTTTTATTGACGCTATGAATTGAGGACCGCAACGTGTTGTGTGTTCctgtattcagggagtaataaCTCGCGCTGCATTCTGAAAACTTTATATCATTTAGAAGGTTTTTTTACtcaaatataagaatttttacCACTTGACATTACGGAAACTggcaagataaaaaaaaattcacgtgCAAACCAcggaaaagaaattatatttatagGCGAGGCGAAGTATATCGATTGATGgaacaaatgtatttttgtatCGATTGATCGGACAGGGGTAAACTCTATATTGCCTGCTGTTGACTTTGGTATCGCGAATTAAGTTAAAATCTTATATAAGACTAGTTGCATTTTTCAACTACCAATAAATCGTTACTTCATGTAATTAAggattcttttcattttgttcgTTCATCTCCGAATTTGatcaacattttctttaaaatttaccCGCCTTCGCGTTGTAATTTTCTCGCACTTTTCAACAAAGGAATTCTTTGGAAcactttttttgaaaatatttagttCTTACACTTTCAGACCCACCAAATTGGTGCTTGCACCAATGTTTCTAGTGTCTTTTGGATTTTAATATCGCTTTAATTTTTAAGTTTTAATTCCATGGTTGAAGCGCATACATATAGGCGACTGTTATGTTCCGCAACTCTTCATTTCCTACTTTAAAAAGGAACTCTTCATTTCCTCCTTTAAAAAGGACTCgtatatagatattttattgaacatagatgttaacggcaaacgaGATGACTTCATATtttctatcgtcaacttcccatatttttgtagcaatattccattatcacctgcgtataatatttatgtctttcaactgattcgatgcgcgagagcatgttctacATATGATTAATTATTGAATCGATGCAAGCTAATGAAaaagaagttgatgttacagcggtttcaacagtcttgtatGAAATTAGCATTTCCCAAATTCTCCCTTTTCATTAGAATGATCTTaattgcaaatacatgtacaacctggTTAGGTCGAAtgcagtctgacgtgtttcataccaatcattaggccgttctttaatTAATGATtctgattacggattactccatttacttgatcaagataactccgtttacctgatcaggatatggggctcacggcgggtgtgatcggtcgacaggggatgcttacttcttctAGGTAATAACAGGgcgtgcttactcctcctaggcacctgatcccacctctagtgtgtctaggggtccgtgtttgcccaactatctattttgtattgcttgtaggagttatgagattgaccactgttcgttatcttcacctttcatgattactcctcctagacacttgatcccatctctggtgtgtccaggggcccgtgttggCTTACTCTTCCTTATGTAATTCATTACTACATACTAAGGTTCTCTAGCAATATAGAAATAAAGGCGTTTGATGTTAGAAGATCAAAAATGGATTATGAcccttttgcacttaaaatatagaaaaatatcaTGATATGGAATTTGAGAGTTCAAGAGAACATCTTAGGAGTATTTTCAAATTGTCTCAAAATTTAAGACGGGACTTACAAAATGGACTTATacatgaaattttttatttattggctaaaatacaaaatttttaTACAACATTTtgggtaaaaataataataataaagcctttatttatccaggataacacaaattagcaaaTAGCTAGTgtccattgtggtcctgcattaaaacatatagatctacacaaacataaaattaacatctaaaattagtatctaaacatgaatacgatataaaagGATACGGGGAAACATAGCATAAGACACAACTGATCagtaataaaattattatctaaatatgaatacatgacataaaaggaaagaagaaaaaatagcataagacacacacacacacacacacacacacacacataagacacacacacacacacacacacacacacagtgccATATCACAACTGTAACATTTGGCACACCTGAACAAAAAGAGGAAAGCACGATGTTTAAGTGCTACTTCTATTaaaatattccatcaaatacacagctttaaaaATGCCAACCGAACCAGAGTTTCGAACATTTTGAGACAGTTTGTTCCAAAGGAATGCAGGAGAGTAGCTGTATGAATGGGTAAATTAATATAGCGGTTTTTAAGAATCAGTGTTcattttggataaatatatcaatcaaaGAACACTAATGAATTCACAACACTTGAATTGGTTCCAAGTCCGTGCTACTCGTATCATAGAAAAATACATTTAGGGTAAAAATATTTACGACATAATGGAAAATACAAGAATAGTTAATTTGTGCAGATTTATACCTTTCTGATTACACAAGCCTTCCGCCACAAAAAATAGTTCTTtctaaatcaaaatttgaatccATATACATTTTGAAGTGAATAAGTTTAAATGTATGTTTGGACCAATGAATTAAGAACCAGTATCTGAACACTTTAAGTACCCTGCGTGGTTGTTCTTAAAAGCCGAGAAGCCAACTTTTCCTTAAGTACACAAGTACATGATTTTGAAATTCGGATGAAATTGTCTCTGTTAGTATCACATATCCCAAAGCAAGCAACACATCGATGAAAGAACTCAAATTCCTGGAATATATCATAAtccaaaacataaaaatatacatgttttatCTGGAGATTTTGATTAATCCCTTGACCAATGATGTGGTTGGCCGTTTTTAACTAAAAGCATGATAATAAGAAAGACATATCAGGGGGAAATCTACTACATTTATTGTTTCTGTGTTAGATAAGATAGATGAAATATGCTTGGTTTAACAGTGTCCATGTACAACATAATTCAGATGAGTTAATGTTTGAATCAAGGTATTACTGTACTGCAATATAATGGTTACTTTGAATGAATACATCACCTTCAACTGTTCCCATCAATCTCCTAAAAAGATGCAATAGTTGTCCCGTGTGTTGAATTTAGCAGACCATATTTTCTAACATTGGAGCGGTGTTGATATCAGTGGACATTCTACAGTATTATgtattgacttttttttttaaagaggtaCCGGTTAGATGTGCATCATTATCTTCACGACAATGATGATTGTTGGAATATTGTTTAATGACAATGAATACCTCTGCATTATTATAAAGTCTTGATTAAAAGTATGAAACAGCTCCATGTTCCCTCTGTCAATATCCACTTTTCTAAGTGATTGACGACAACATTTGTCCAAGtcacaaaatattcaaaagcTCGTGTAGTCCAGAATTGCTTCCTCAGGATTAACAGTTGTCAGACTTGTCATTACGTAATTCAAAACCGAATCAATATTGTAAAggaaatataatattttataatctttTCCACTAGAAACACTCTCCTTGTACCAGGAGGTGACCTCCTACACTAAATCTTAATCAAGATCTGAGAAAGGAAATTGCATACAAATACTAATTAGATAAGTAGTagtataataaaaataggcactttcaacataaaaaatgataaagtcTACTgcaaatgaaatgatattcaATATTCAAGAGACATGAAAAGTTTTCACATCAAAATCTTATTAGAGTTCGGCGTATGTGTTTCTCTTTAGGAATAGGGTTGTTTggttgttttgctgttttccgccacactcaacaatttttcagttatctggtgacgcCTAGTAttcattggtggaagagagaacccatatacaatgtatctgggaagagaccaccgaccttcagcaagtaaactgggaaactttcgcacttaccggcgcgagcgggattcaaacccgcgcagGGTCTTTCATGCGTCATATCCTGTATCATTTTCTGCGGGTATATTGTGTAGGCTATGTGACGTGATTAACTACATTAGAAATCGCGACAATTCGCATCACATACTAACAACCTTGTACTTAAATTTGAAACAACAATGAAAATCTATATATCAAACAAAACGAAATACACGTGGCATTCAGTGTTGATTTCCATAGTCCCCCGCCCACTAACGTCATGACAAGTTGCTGATTTCCACGCAagtaatatgtaaaacttatacggtaccaattttgatgcaccaaatgcgcatttagacaaataatgtctcttcagtgatgctcaaccgataTAAAATATTCACATGCTGATGTACTGTATGGGGACACTAACACATTGGAGCTTCAAAGAATTATAACAAAGAAAAGAGTtgggaatgtaaatattctCCTTTTAATACAGACTTTTGTAAAGTATGTACAGAAATGCTTTAGCTTCTATAATGCATGggtttatattgatatacaagTCACAAGTTCACTGATATACAAGTCACAAACTCACTGATATACAAGTCACAAGCTCACTGATATACGATATACAAGTCACATGTTCACTGATATACAAGTCACAAGTTCACTGATATACAAGTCACAAGTTCACTGATATACAAGTCACAAGTTCACTGATATACAAGTCACAAGTTCACTGTTATACAAATCACAagatttaaagtaaagtttggTTTTCTTCACTTCTTCAGCACCTTCACCCCATTACATTATTAGCATACAATGTATACCTATGATAGGCAGCTCCTTTTCCAACGACTAATTCTGGGATGGATGGAATTACGACAGTTCGTCGGTCGAAACATTTCTTCATAGAATCCTGAACCACTTGTACTTTTGAGTAAACACCTGTCATGCAGACACATTTCACGTCAGGTCTGTTgaggatatgtttttccaccaGCATTGACGTTCGTTTTGCAAGTTCAGAAAAACATTGTATGATCACTTTCTTGTCCACACTTAGTTTATGCGACCCACCTTCTGTCGTCAATTTCATTGAATCTGCGTAAGCGGAAATTTTGATCAGAGATCCCAAGGTTGAACGTTTATCGTTCTCAACTGTTTCCACAAAATCTGGCAAAATAGATATGTCAATCCCATGGCCTCTTCTATTACTAGCTACATTTTCTTTCCAGACTTCAAAGTCACGTAACATTGAAAAGTAAATTTTGGGAAACTTTTCCCTTGTGGTTTTCATTACATCATTGCCAACTATATCCGAGAGAAATTTCAAAAACCATTCTTCCGGTGAATTACTATTCCACTTTTCGAAAGACTTTTGCACTATCTTATCAGTCTGATATCCTTCCTGTTTCACTTCCAAAATGCTGATATTACAACAATCTGGAAAGAAATATCAACTTTACAAGTTGTATAGTCAGGTTGGTCACTAAAGTAGTTTTTAAAAAGCTGTATACATCGATGATGAATTTATTTATTGTCTGCATTTCTCCAAACATCCAATGTAAACAGTAAAAAGTCTATTTCTGTTGATATGTTTTATGAACTATGTTTTCAGTTCACATGCACAGGAATCTAAAGATACTACTGAATCTTCAGATAACATAGTATAGAACATTAAACCTATAAATTGATGTTATGACACTAACCCACCACCATACCATATGAATAATTTAGATACTAGAAAAAAAGCAttctatatattttcattatctaAATTTGAATTAATTCGGAAACGCatactcatatacatgtaccaaacaaacaatattttctaaaaactcaCAGGATCCTATATTCAAAACTGCATATTCAGTCCCAGTAAAAAACGACAAGTTTTTTACATTGAAGTTATGACACAGGACTTCTTCCTTTACTTCGTGTAAGAAGGGTGACACAGCCAAGCAAGCATTCAGTATCTCTGCCCGAGCTCCACCCTCAACATTCTGAAAAACATTGAATATCAAGTATATCAATCCTCATAtttatctctgctggtggacagtctgtccccgaggatacttgtcgctcgatatatattccttcatgaatataaacaataacgaGACAATACTggtaggattttttttttgggggggggggatcaccATCACACAAATAGTCCAACATTAAGTACCCCTTTTTGTAGACAACGAGAAAATCaatggatcaggaccctaggtactgcatttccatatggatgcaatgataatgcaTGTGATGTGGGAAATTTAACTAGTCCACAAgtaaataacgtgaatgtgatgggactctttcccaatactcaaagacgcagtcatggacatcgttcatataaaataccaagtataaatgatatcacgtttgattcacttttaccttatgtcaacagacaattaggtccacagcATATTCATACAAAACTTTATTCTGTTCCATTGAGaattttacatacgttattccAAGAagcagctagtctatacttggatttttcaacacctgaataaaGACtaaactctatgattatggatgttgccaatcacaggctctttataaaaaaaatacaggtcatggatgatattacTTCCGAATCATGCTGCCATTTCCCTAAGCTCAAACTTACAAagaaaggaatagatgccgtcaacataagtaACATTCTTCGTTATAAAAGAGTCcggtcgtgtattccaacttatttcaagttcaagtctataccctatatttcctacaaatatacttctactattgcatcggaactttttaattataaacaaaattgcAGTGCCTAGATTTACCCTATCTTATACTTAATTCACCTACGTGTTCTTAATATTCGTCTTCATTCAATTATAGTCCAGCTgggcatgtcattactggtgatgttgatagggttgaaatgaggacctcaaatcacttattctaaaggGTCCTAAATACAAAGAACCTCGAtgtttcaattggcgacagaacttcatctctattatgaattctgtcaaagattatgcgagccgatgggctaaatatgaaaaagaagaacttgatacattgtcagaatggattacaAGTGTAACAGGAATATCAAAATATcgtattagacatatcaaaacaaaagtacctaccatctatccttctgtgtttagtaaaccagaagtgataaaagaattagataggttacgcAAGGAATatttttggttccagctgacaaaactagtaacaacattgtctttgttagTAAAGCTCATTATTACGAttatattttaaacgaacttggcattaattccactctTCGTACTTATACGCCaattgccctttcaaaagatgaaattcttcaaaaccatgctttagATTTAGACATATCTAATATCCCAGTTAATGGGTCAGATGTattgagttaccgtacctatactggattcttaaaattcataaaaccccttacaaataaatatacattgctggatccagtaagtgttttACCAAGCCTATATCTttgttcctcacgaaaatataaacagctgtgaaggagaaacttcaaacgtattgtgccaatacatatgcaagaagtggtgtaaatcaaaagTGGATATTTAAAAGTCTacagaacttttagtaaatttgaaattgcaaagc is a window from the Ostrea edulis chromosome 5, xbOstEdul1.1, whole genome shotgun sequence genome containing:
- the LOC125650602 gene encoding uncharacterized protein LOC125650602, whose protein sequence is MDTDTCPVGWLIVAIISIVFNVILLGAGVVVYLLRKSTKKEIMGLQELPPELTTSESPDVRENDTQRESDHLLPETAPTKEERNTCFAAIQIGERYCGFAFSKGDDPARVQLSTAGSRTTTRLLLHKGKGKGSKVDVEMFGYDARETHITKGNSSSYIYFDELIFIEKDDKMYIKDSKGNEHDAEQIYQEFIKCLVKHVKDEVSKDVAISNTEFIFTVPDHWDEKKISLIMKIIKENVEGGARAEILNACLAVSPFLHEVKEEVLCHNFNVKNLSFFTGTEYAVLNIGSYCCNISILEVKQEGYQTDKIVQKSFEKWNSNSPEEWFLKFLSDIVGNDVMKTTREKFPKIYFSMLRDFEVWKENVASNRRGHGIDISILPDFVETVENDKRSTLGSLIKISAYADSMKLTTEGGSHKLSVDKKVIIQCFSELAKRTSMLVEKHILNRPDVKCVCMTGVYSKVQVVQDSMKKCFDRRTVVIPSIPELVVGKGAAYHRYTLYANNVMG